A DNA window from Altererythrobacter sp. B11 contains the following coding sequences:
- a CDS encoding class I SAM-dependent methyltransferase, which produces MNDTLTSEPPYSRPRDVQSLDECYFYHSMDVPGYGPVQGEWDLRGRIGPYLGNFNFAGKRVLDVGAASGILSFHMETQGAEVVSFDLSDDYDWDIVPFAANDADSMRQERRRHLRRINNGYWLCHRAFQSRARMVNGVVYDIPQTIGPVDVSVFGSILLHLRDPFLALENAARLTRETMIVADLSPYGKLASRYRRTPRFMPRADRPDGISDGWFRLPPLLVQEYLGILGFGQQSITWHDFQYGGRMRPIYTIIAHR; this is translated from the coding sequence ATGAACGACACTCTGACGTCTGAGCCCCCGTATTCGCGTCCGCGGGACGTACAATCGCTGGACGAATGTTACTTCTATCATTCCATGGACGTGCCTGGTTATGGCCCCGTCCAAGGTGAGTGGGACCTCCGTGGGCGGATAGGTCCCTATCTCGGGAACTTCAACTTCGCCGGCAAACGGGTGCTGGACGTCGGCGCCGCGTCGGGCATCCTCAGCTTCCACATGGAAACGCAAGGCGCGGAAGTGGTCTCGTTCGATCTGTCGGATGATTATGATTGGGACATCGTTCCCTTCGCCGCCAACGATGCGGACAGTATGCGGCAGGAACGGAGACGACATTTACGCCGGATCAACAATGGCTATTGGTTATGTCACAGGGCATTCCAGTCACGAGCGCGAATGGTCAACGGCGTCGTTTACGACATTCCGCAGACGATTGGACCGGTCGACGTATCCGTGTTTGGCAGCATCCTTCTGCATCTGCGCGATCCGTTTCTCGCGCTGGAAAATGCAGCCCGGTTGACGCGCGAGACCATGATCGTTGCCGACCTGTCGCCATACGGCAAGCTGGCGAGCCGATACCGCCGGACCCCGCGCTTTATGCCGCGGGCCGACCGGCCGGACGGGATCAGCGATGGTTGGTTTCGCCTGCCGCCCTTGCTGGTGCAGGAATACCTTGGCATCCTCGGCTTTGGTCAGCAGAGTATCACTTGGCATGACTTTCAATATGGTGGGAGGATGCGGCCGATCTACACGATTATCGCCCACCGGTAA
- a CDS encoding enoyl-CoA hydratase-related protein produces MAEFEHIRVERRDAVTLVTLDRPKALNALSSAVLEELIAAFAAFEADPAQRCAVVTGAGEKAFAAGADIREMAEMPMADFYREDMFARWSSHFVKATRKPWIAAVNGFALGGGCELAMMADFIIAADTAKFGQPEITLGVVPGMGGSQRLTRAVGKAKAMDLILTGRMMDAQEAERSGLVARVVPAADLLEEALKTAAKIAAMPPLAALAAKELVNAAFETTLDQGLLLERREFHLLAGTDDKAEGMAAFLEKRPAEWKGR; encoded by the coding sequence ATGGCCGAATTCGAACACATCCGCGTCGAACGGCGCGACGCGGTGACGCTGGTCACGCTCGACCGCCCCAAGGCGCTGAACGCGCTCAGCAGCGCCGTGCTGGAAGAGTTGATCGCCGCCTTCGCCGCCTTCGAGGCCGATCCGGCGCAGCGCTGCGCGGTGGTGACCGGCGCGGGCGAGAAGGCCTTCGCCGCCGGCGCGGACATTCGCGAGATGGCGGAGATGCCGATGGCGGATTTCTACCGCGAGGACATGTTCGCGCGCTGGAGCAGCCACTTCGTGAAGGCCACGCGCAAGCCGTGGATCGCGGCGGTCAACGGCTTCGCCCTCGGCGGCGGCTGCGAACTGGCGATGATGGCCGATTTCATCATCGCCGCCGATACGGCGAAATTCGGCCAGCCGGAAATCACGCTGGGCGTGGTGCCCGGCATGGGCGGATCGCAGCGCCTCACCCGCGCCGTGGGCAAGGCGAAGGCGATGGATCTGATCCTCACCGGCCGGATGATGGACGCGCAGGAGGCGGAACGCAGCGGCCTCGTCGCGCGCGTGGTCCCCGCCGCCGATCTGCTGGAAGAAGCGCTGAAGACCGCCGCAAAGATCGCCGCCATGCCCCCGCTCGCCGCGCTGGCGGCCAAGGAACTGGTCAACGCAGCCTTCGAAACCACGCTGGACCAGGGCCTGCTGCTGGAACGCCGCGAATTCCACCTGCTGGCCGGCACGGACGACAAGGCGGAAGGAATGGCAGCCTTCCTCGAAAAGCGCCCGGCAGAGTGGAAGGGGCGGTAG
- a CDS encoding UDP-glucose dehydrogenase family protein, whose translation MHITMIGSGYVGLVSGACFADFGHNVTCVDKDASKIEALLNGKIPIYEPGLDQLVATNVEAGRLEFTTDLAPAVARADAVFIAVGTPSRRGDGHADLSFVYAAAEDIARALDGFTVIVDKSTVPVGTGDEVERIIRETNPGADFTVMSNPEFLREGAAIDDFKRPDRIVIGGDDERGRQVMRQIYRPLHLNKSPIVEMSRRSAELTKYAGNAFLATKITFINEIADLCEKVEADVQDVARGIGLDNRIGSKFLHAGPGYGGSCFPKDTLALLKTSKDYEAPQRIVEAVVAVNEDRKRAMGRKIINALGGDVRGKTIALLGLTFKPNTDDMRDAPSISIIQTLQDAGATIRAYDPEGLEQARQVLQNVEYCASPYEAVEGANCVALITEWDELRGLDLKRVREALKDLVLVDLRNVYDKKEVADLGIKYVGVGR comes from the coding sequence ATGCACATTACGATGATCGGTTCTGGTTACGTTGGATTGGTTTCCGGCGCCTGCTTTGCCGATTTCGGCCACAATGTGACCTGCGTGGACAAGGATGCCAGCAAGATCGAGGCGCTGCTGAACGGCAAGATCCCGATCTACGAACCCGGCCTCGACCAGCTCGTCGCCACCAATGTCGAGGCGGGGCGGCTGGAATTCACCACCGATCTCGCGCCGGCGGTGGCGCGGGCGGACGCGGTGTTCATTGCCGTGGGCACGCCTTCGCGCCGCGGCGATGGCCATGCCGACCTCTCCTTCGTCTATGCCGCGGCGGAGGATATCGCCCGCGCGCTGGATGGCTTCACGGTCATCGTGGACAAGTCCACCGTGCCCGTGGGCACGGGCGACGAGGTGGAACGGATCATCCGCGAAACCAATCCGGGCGCCGATTTCACCGTGATGTCCAACCCCGAATTCCTCCGCGAAGGCGCCGCGATCGACGACTTCAAGCGGCCCGACCGCATCGTGATCGGCGGCGATGACGAGCGCGGCCGGCAGGTGATGCGCCAGATCTATCGCCCGCTGCACCTCAACAAGTCGCCGATCGTGGAAATGAGCCGCCGCTCGGCCGAGCTGACGAAATACGCCGGCAACGCCTTCCTGGCGACGAAGATCACCTTCATCAATGAAATCGCCGATCTGTGCGAGAAGGTGGAGGCCGACGTGCAGGATGTCGCCCGCGGCATCGGGCTCGACAATCGCATCGGCTCCAAGTTCCTCCACGCCGGCCCGGGCTATGGCGGCAGCTGCTTCCCCAAGGACACGCTGGCGCTGCTCAAGACCTCCAAGGATTACGAAGCGCCGCAGCGCATCGTGGAAGCGGTGGTTGCCGTGAACGAGGATCGCAAGCGCGCCATGGGCCGCAAGATCATCAATGCACTGGGCGGGGACGTGCGCGGCAAGACGATCGCGCTCCTCGGCCTCACCTTCAAGCCCAACACCGACGACATGCGCGATGCGCCGTCCATCTCGATCATCCAGACGCTGCAGGATGCCGGCGCCACGATCCGCGCCTACGATCCCGAAGGGCTGGAGCAGGCGCGGCAGGTGCTGCAGAATGTCGAATATTGCGCCTCGCCCTATGAGGCGGTGGAAGGGGCCAATTGCGTCGCCCTGATCACCGAGTGGGACGAGCTGCGCGGCCTGGATCTGAAGCGCGTGCGCGAGGCGCTCAAGGATCTCGTGCTGGTCGACCTGCGCAATGTGTACGACAAGAAGGAAGTCGCCGATCTCGGCATCAAATATGTCGGCGTAGGGCGCTAG